In the Pedobacter cryoconitis genome, CATCATTTCTACAGTTATTCAGTATCTCTGCCAGGTTTTTATGATCATTCCTATTATCGGTCTCTCTCTTTGTTATTTTAATCTTTCTGAACGCCAGAACAGTACTGGTTTGATGGACCGTATTCAAAAAATGGGACAAGAGCAAAACACCTTCCCTAACCAAGAAGAATATTAAAATGCCGAAATACCTGGTCTCTTTTCTTTTGCTATTATTCACTGTACAGTGCTTTTCTGTTCAGGCGGTTCAGCCTGTCCGGAGCACTAAAGCTTCCGGGGCAGATCAGCTTATCCGGAAAGATCAGGTTATCCAGGGAAAAATTAGTCAAAAAACTATCCCCGCAAAATCAAAATTGCTCCGGATTGATAGCAGTGAAATACAACTCAGAAATTTTGATTCGCAAAGACTGAAGTCTTATAGCCAGCAAACAGCTTTTAAATATGACCAGACTGCAACGGTTGATGACACCTTATGGAATCAATTCTGGGCATGGTTCTGGAGAAAGCTTACAGGTATTACAAGAATCAATTATTCTGGAAATTTTTTCAGATATCTGATCATCTCAGCTTTCATTGTATTCATTGTCTTTGTGGTCATTAAATTTACAGGTGTCGATTTTAAACTTTTTATGGGGAAATCGAAAGCGGTAGTTATCCCTTATGCAGCGTCCACTGATAATATCCATGAGATAGATTTTAATACGGAAATAGATCAGGCAATTCAAAGTGCCAACTACAGGCTTGCGGTAAGATTGATGTATTTGCTTTCGCTGAAAAAGCTGAATAGCAGAAACCTGATTAACTGGCAGCCGGAAAAGACAAATCAGGCTTATATCAGAGAAATTACTGATCCGCAGCAAAGGGAACAGTTCAGCTTGCTGACTACGCAGTTTGAATATATCTGGTATGGTGAATTCTTTATTGATCAGGAGAATTTTAAGCAAGTACGAAATAGTTATGACCAGTTTAATACAGCGCTGAGATGAAAGGGATGAGATTATATCTTATTGGTAGCGCCACGGTATTAATTTTATACCTGGTTGCACAATATTATAAGCCAAAACCAACGGACTGGAGCCCCACTTATCTCAAAGAAGATAGGATCCCTTACGGGCTTTATGTTTTAAATCAGGAAAAGGAAACTATTTTTCCAGGTGTACAGCTCAAAACAAGCCGATTGCCTGCATACAATACTTTAAAGGATCAGCATTATCAAAAGACAAATTATCTTTTCATAGCCAGCAGTTTAAAATTTGATAAGCTCGACTATCAGGAGCTGGTGAAATTTATGAACGCAGGAAATCAGGTCTTCATTGCGGCCTTTAATCTAGGAAAGATGCTGAGCGACACCCTTAAACTGGAAACAAGCACGAATTTTTCTGCCCGGATAAAACCTTATTCCATCAACTTCGTGAACCCTGCACTGAAAGCAAAAAACGGTTATGTTTTTGACAAAGGATTAGGGGATCAATTTTTTACAGCTATTGATACTTCCCGCTGTACGGTTTTAGGAAAAAACAACAATGGGGATGTGAATTTTGTAAAATATACTTTTGGCAAGGGAGCATTATATGTATTACCTGATCCACAGTTATTAACTAATTATAGCTTATTAAATCCTGCGGGTGCAGCCTATGCCTCCAAAGCACTCTCTTATTTGCAGCCTGCTAAAACACTGCTCTGGGATGAAAACAGCACCAGAGGCCCTGAAGAAAGCGGATCTATCTTAAGAGTCTTTTTCAAACATGATCAGCTGCGCTGGGCTTATTGTCTGACACTGGCCGGTCTGTTGGTCTTTGTCTTATTTGAGATGAAACGCAGACAACGGATCATCCCTGTTTTACTCCCTTTAAAAAATTCCTCCGCTGAGTTTATAACAGTCGTTGGAAAAGTATATTACCAGCAGCGTGACAATAGCGATATCGCTCAAAAGAAGATCAATTATTTTTTAGAATATATCCGGTTAACCTACCGCCTTAAAACTTTAAAAACAGACGAAGAGTTCGTTTCTTCTCTGGTACTGATATCGGGTGCACAGGAAGAAACAACCAGACAGTTATTTACAGTCATCAATACCGTTCATCATGGAAGTAAAGTTACCGACGGCCTGCTGATCGAACTGAATAAATTAATAGAGAAATTTTATAATCAAGCGAAATAATAATGGAAGCGGAAACAGCTAATCAAAGAGCCGACCTTACACAGCTTAATTCGGCAGTTGAACAGATCAGAGCATCAATCGGGCATATCATTGTAGGGCAAAAAGATACCATTGATTTCCTGATTGCAGGCATTCTGGCCGATGGGCATCTTTTGCTGGAAGGGGTTCCGGGAGTCGCTAAAACACTCAGCGCCAAACTCATTGCAAAAAGTATTGATGCTGTCTTTTCAAGAATTCAGTTTACACCCGATCTGATGCCTTCAGACGTTTTGGGAACTTCTGTTTTCGACCCGAGAACAGCGTCTTTTGAGTATAGAAAGGGGCCGGTTTTCGGAAACATCATACTGATTGACGAAATCAACCGTGCACCCGCAAAAACACAGTCTGCGCTGTTTGAAGTCATGGAAGAACGTCAGATCACTGTAGATGGACATACTTATCCAATGGACGAACCTTTTATGGTACTGGCGACACAAAACCCAGTGGAACATGAAGGAACTTACCGGTTGCCCGAAGCACAATTAGACCGGTTTTTATTTAAGATAGAGATTAAATATCCTACGCTTGAAGAAGAGATCATCATCTTGTCCAGACAACATCAGCATAAGCTGGAAGATGGCCTGAAAGAAGTTAAAGCCGTTTTAAGTATAGACCAGATCAAGACTTGCCGCGCGCTGATCAAAGCCTTACATGTAGAGCCTAAATTAATTGAATATGCGGCAAAGATTGTCCATGAAACCAGGAATAACAAGTCACTCTACCTGGGTGCTTCACCGCGTGCTTCTTTAGCACTGATTAATGGAGCAAAAGCTATAGCTGCTATGCAGGGCCGTGACTTTGTGACCCCCGAAGATATTATCAAGGTAGCAGCTCCTGTACTTGCGCACCGCATCATGCTCAGTCCTGATAAAGAAATGGAGGGCTTGACTCCCAGCGATATTGTTGCTCAGATTATTCAAAAAATAGAGATCCCAAGGTAAACCGCAAAAAGATTGAAACACTTATTCATCAAATATTATATAGACCTTTTTCTGGGTAAAAGATTGTTTGCTGGTTTAGGCTTAATTATCAGCTTATTCCTGTTTGCTTTCTTTTTGCCGTGGTTAGGTGATTTGCCATATATCTGCTTCTGGGCATTCCTGCTGTTGGTCTTTATTGACCTGGTCTTATTATTTAGCGGTAAAGGAGTGTTTTTACGCCGCGATCTTCCCGAAAGACTAAGTAATGGAGATGACAATGAGCTTCATATTTATGTAGAGAGTTTTTTCAACTTCCCTATAAAGATTGGGATTATAGAGGAGATCCCTTTTCAATTTCAAAAGAGAGATTTATGGTTCAAAAGCAGGTTAAAGCCTGGAGAACATCAAACAATCACTTATACCTTAAGGCCAGTCAAAAGGGGTGAATATGAGTTTGGGGAGACGCGCCTGTATGTCCAGTCACCGCTGGGTTTGATTTCTCGCAGGTTTAATTTTGGAAAGGCCCATACTGTTCCCGTTTATCCTTCTTTTTTGCAGTTGCGTAAATACGAGCTGATGGCTATCTCAAACAGACTGACTGAGATAGGCATTAAGAAAATAAGGCGTGTTGGACACAGTATGGAATTCGACCAGGTGAAAAATTACGTGCAGGGTGATGATTACCGCACGGTAAACTGGAAAGCAACCGCCAGAAAAGGTGAACTGATGGTGAATTCTTTTGTAGAGGAAAAAGCACAGCACATCTACTGTATCATTGATAAGTCGAGAGTGATGAAAATGCCCTTTGATGGGTTAAGTTTAATGGATTACGCAATTAATGCAAGCTTGGTCCTGTCCAATGTAGCCTTATTAAAAGATGACAAAGCAGGATTGATCACCATGTCGGAAAAGATAGGGAGTATAGTCCCCGCAGACCGCAGACCTGGACAACTGGGTAAAATAATGGAGGTTTTATATAAAGAAAAGACCCAATACCTGGAAAGTAATATTGAAGCGCTGCACCTGGCTATCCGCAGTGTAATCAAGCAGCGGAGCCTGATTTTGTTTTTCACGAATTATGAAAGCATGTCTGCTTTACACAGACAGCTTCCTTTTTTAAAACATATCGCTAAATTTCATTTGCTGATGATCGTCTTTTTCGAAAATACAGCTGTCAAATCCATGCATGATTTACCCGCCCGGGATGTGGAAGGGATTTATATTAAAACCATTGCAGAAAAGTTTGTCTACGAAAAGCGGCTCATGGTCAAAGAATTGGCAAAACATGGTATTCTCAGTATCCTGACTTCACCAGAAAATTTAACAGTCAATGTAGTTAACCGTTATCTGGCTATTAAAGCACAACAGAAAATCTAACTTAACACCAGTTCCTCTAGCTTAATACGAGTTCCATTTGTATATTACAACGTTCATATGGAGTAATCCGTCCAGCTACTTTCACAAAACCTAATTTATGGTATAAATTAATAGCCGGTTTGAGAATCGTATTGCTTTCCAGGTATATTTTCTGAGCACCCAGTTCTTTTGCCTTCTGAGCGATCGCACTCCCCAATAACCAGCCAATACTTTTTCCCTGTACAGCCGGTGACACAGCCATTTTAGCCAGCTCATAATCATAATCCGGATCATTCATTTTGATCAGCGCACACACGCCCACAGGCTCGCCTTCGTAAAGCGCAACCAATATATAACCACCCTTATCCAGGATATAACCCTGAGGATCATCAAGTGCGTTATAGTCTGCTTGCTCCATTTTAAACCAGTTGGAAATCCATTGCTCATTTAAGGCCCTGAATGCCTGCTGATATTCTGGTATATAATTCACAATAGTGACTTCTTTGCTTTCCCGTTCTTTTTTAATTTCCTGCACGCGGCGTAAAAGTGTTTTCTGTCCTAATAAGAACTCCCACTCTTCCATGGCTTTCCATAAATCGTTTCTGGATTGTGCCGCGATATCTGCTACTGCCTTATCCAGATCAGCGTATTGATTTTGTATTTTTACGGTGATCTCGTCTCCTTTTGGGGAAAGGCTGACCATATTTCTTCTACCGTCGGTTTCATCTTTTTTCTCGTCAACCAAACCTTTTTTTGCCATCTCTCCAATAATCTTACTGACCGAAGGATGGGAATGACCAATTTCTTTAGCGATCGCAGTAATGGTCATCGCCTCTCCCTGTGAAAGCACATAGAAAACCGGAAACCATTTCGGCTGCATATCAATATCATAACACTGATAAATCTGAGCTGCATCTTCTGTGATCTTCTCTGTCAACATCCGCAACCTGCTTCCTATTGCCTTTTTACCTACCTGATTGAAAAACTCCATGGTGTATACCTATTTACGTAACTGATTACGTAAATATAGTAAGTATTTCTATAATTCAAAATACACCTCGTATTTTTTGTGATCCTGGTGACGAATATCATTGGATAATATGACAGGCATCACAGCTAAACAGCCTGTTTATCACCACTTTTACTTTAGTGAAATAAACATCCTTTGCTATGAACACGATAACCGTACTGACCGATTTTTCCGACAATGCAGAAAATGCCGCACGCTATGCTTTATGCCTGGCACAACATCTTCATGCAAATCTTACACTTCATAATTCCTTTTTAGTACCCATGGCCGAACCTTTAGGAGGGCAAGTTTACTGGTCAATGGAAGATTACAATATTTTACAAAAAGATAGTGAAGAAAAATTACGTGCGCTGGGTACAAAACTAGCAGAAGAACTCTCCACTTTGCCGATTAATGCCTACAGACCTGTTATAGACTTTAAATGTCAGGAAGGGCCTTTATACCGGTCTATCAATAAATTATCAGCAGACAGAGATTTAATGTTATTGGTGATGGGTACACATCGCAAGGGCTTGGGTTCATTAATTATGGGTAATCATATGCGCGAAATTATAGGTGCTGTGCCCCTGCCTGTGCTGATCGTACCAGAAAACCAAAGTTTTAAGAAGCTGGACAAGTTTGTTTTTGCAACAGATATGGAGGATAGCGATCTGAATATCATTCAGGCGCTTGCCGAATTTGCAAAACCATCTCATGCAGAGATTACATTGGCGCATATACAACATCCGGATACGCCAGAGGCAGATACTAAAAAATTAGTTACTGGTTTTCTGGAAGATGTAGCCAATAAAATAAACTACCCCAAAATTTATTACCGGGCAGTAGAACATACGCCTGTTAAAGCAGGTTTAAAATGGCTTGCAGAAAATGTGACTTGTAATGTATTCGTAATGGTACATCGCCATAAAACTTTTCTGGAACAGCTTTTTAATTTAAGCAATACACAAAAGATGGCGGCAAATACCAATTTACCGCTGCTGATCTTCCCCTGTGCAGAAAATGTTGCGCTGGGATTGAACGCAAACCTGGAATCTGGCTATCAGGAAAATATAATCGCTTCGGTGATCGGTTAGCCTGATATTTAAAAAAAGTTATAGCATAAGCAAATTTTCAATCCCAAATCAAAAGGCCATTCTTTAATCAAGGAATGGCTTTTTTTGCTGATTCATCTTTTCAAAATAGCAACCAATTGTCTGCCAAATCTCAAAATATCCTACTAATAAAATATATACTATAGATTTAGTAGTTTATTTATATATTTGCCCGACAATTAGCTGTTCATTGATTTCTAACTTATCAAGAAAGACCGAGGGAAAGGCCCTGTGAAGTCTTAGCAACCTATACACCCAAATTGTAAAAGGTGCTAACTCCTATCCACTTTAAGCGGAAAAGATAAGTGACAGATATACCCGAAAATAAATTGGTTGCTGTCATCTATTCCCTTAATTATTCCTGATAAATAGAGTTGTTCAAAGAACGTTATGCGTAATAAATTGAATTAAACACACCAATTATATAACTAGACCATTAATATGTATAAAACTTACAAATACTTATTTGGGATCCTGCTATCCTTTATAATCGTACAGACTGCTGCGGCACAAACCGCTAAAATTACCGGGGTGGTCACCGAGAAATCTAACGGGCAACCTATCCCTGGCGTGAGCGTTTCTGTTAAAGGAACAAATACTGGTACACAAACTGATGGAAATGGTAAATTCTCTATCACCGCCAAACCAAATGATATCTTAAAAATTATATCTATTGGCTATGCGGCTCAAGAACTCAAAGTAACTTCAGCAAACGCGATAGCTATACAATTAGATGAATCTTCTAATGAACTCAGTGAAGTTGTGGTTACAGCTTTGAACATCCCTAAAGAGAAAAAATCATTAGGTTATTCGGTACAGGAGTTAAAATCAAAAGATATCTCCGAAGCGAAAGAAACCAATCTGTTAAATTCCATATCTGGTAAGGTAGCAGGGGTACAGATCACCAATAGCCAGGGAGATATGGGTTCGTCCAGGATTATTATCCGTGGGGAAACTTCTATATCAGGAAACAATCAGCCACTATTTGTGATTGATGGAGTGCCAGTAGATAATTCACAAAACTTACGCTCAGACGGCTCACGTGATTTTGCGAATACGATTTCAGACATCAATTCGGAAGATATTGAATCGATGAGCGTACTGAAAGGCCCTAACGCGGCTGCCCTGTATGGCTCCCGTGCAGCGGCAGGTGTAGTATTGATTACCACTAAAAAAGGTAAAAATGCTCAAGGTTTAGGTATCAGCGTGAATTCCAATGCCACCTTTTCTACTTTGTTAACTATTCCATCTTATCAGAATTCATTCGGACAAGGTGCCAATGGCCAATTCAGTTATGTAGATGGTAAAGGCGGAGGCCTGAATGATGGCGTAGATGAAAGCTGGGGCCCAAGATTAGATGGTCATTTAATCCCACAATTCAACTCTAACGGAGTACCAGTGCCTTTTATCGCACATCCGGACAATGTACGTGACTTCTTTAAAACGGGTTACACTTTGAATAATGGAATTGCAATTTCAGGTTCAGGAGATAAATATGATTTACGTTTCTCTTACAATAACCTGGATCAGAAAGGTGTTATTCCGAACTCTTCTCAATCAAAAAACTCATTCCTGCTAAATACGACTTATAAAATAACACCAAAGCTGACTTTCAATGCCTCAGCTAATTATGTAAACACAAGTGCAAACTTACCTGGTTCAGGTGGAAAAAGAGCAAGCAGCACGATGTTGCAGTTTACCTGGTTTGGCCGTCAGGTTGATGTAGAACAACTCAAGACCTACAAAGATGCCAATGGAAAAGATATCAACTGGAACAATAGTTATTATAGTAATCCATATTTTGTTGCCTACGAAAACACAGTTGGTCAGGTTCGTAACAGACTCATTGGAAGCGCAGAACTGAACTACAAAATAATAGATGGTTTATCAGCAAACTTCAGAACAGGTAATGATTATTATACTGAACGCAGAAAAATAAAAATTGCTTATGGAACGAATGGTACTCCATTCGGTTCTTATGAAGAAGATGCTTATACTTTCAACGAGAACAATACGGAAGGAAGACTGGATTTCACCAAAAAATTAAATGCTGATTTCAACCTTGATCTCTTATTGGGTGGAAACATAAGAACAACTACTTTTGAAAACAACGACCAGAAAGCTCCTAAATTAGCGATCAATAACCTGTATACGCTTATTAATTCACGTGATCCGCTGATCTCGTCTAACATCTATAATAAACAAAGGGTATACAGTACATTTGGTTCTGCGCAACTGGGCTTCAGAAATTATGCCTATCTGAATCTTACAGCCAGAAATGACTGGTCATCAACCCTGCCCGCTCAAAATCGCTCTTATTTCTATCCTTCGGTCAATGCGAGTTTAATCCTTACCGAAGCATTTGATATCAAAAATGACGTGCTGAACTTTGCCAAACTTCGTGGTGGATGGTCTCAGGTTGGTAAAGATGCCACTCCTTATCAATTGATTAATAATTATTCTTTCACCGCTCCGTTTGATAGTAACCCGCAACAAAATTTAAGTGATACAGATCTGAATCCGAATTTGAAACCAGAGATGACCAAATCTGCCGAAGCAGGTTTTGAGCTTGGCCTTTTCAAGAACAGAGTCCGTTTTGATTTCAGTGTATACAATAGCAACAGTGTGAATCAGATCTTGAGCCTGGATGTAAGCCCGACTACAGGTTTCTTAAAGAAACTGGTTAATGGGGGTACGATTAACAACAAAGGAATTGAAGCGCAACTTGGGGTAACACCTGTCAAAACAAAAAACTTTACCTGGGATATCAATGTGAATTATTCCATGAACCGTAGTAAAGTAAAAGATCTTTATCAGGGTGTACAGAGTTACCAGCTGGGCGTTGATGGATCAGTGCAGATTCTGGCTACTGTCGGACAACCTTATGGTAGCATTTTCGGAACTGCTTATGCCCGGAATCCTGCCGGAGATATTATTGTTGGCGCAGACGGGACACCACAGGCAAGTCCTTCTAAAAAAGTCCTTGGAAAATATACACCAGACTGGTTAGGCGGGATTACCAATAGTTTCACTTACAAAAGAATTAATTTAAGCGTGTTGGTTGATGCACATGTTGGCGGTAAAATTTATTCAGGGACCAATGCGACCGGAACTTATACAGGCGTACTGGCCTCTACCCTTCCGGGTCGTGGCGCTGAAAATGGTGGATTAACTTATTATAAGAATGCTGCTGGTAAAGCTGTACAAATTACCTCTGGTGTTGCAGCTCCTGCAGGTGCAACAACCTATGATGACGGTATGGTTTTCAGAGGCTCTTTAGCAGATGGCTCATCAAACAATACGATTATCTCTGCCAGTCAATATTATAAATCATTGAATAATATTGATGAAGCATCTGTTTACAGTGCAACTTATATCAAACTGAGAGAAATCAAATTAGGTTATACTTTACCCGACCAATGGATAAAATCTATTGGCTTGCAAAGCGCAACGATTTCAGCTGTTGGCAGAAACTTATTTATCCTGCATAAAAATGTACCTAACATAGATCCTGAATCTGCGTTCAACACAGGTAATGGACAAGGTCTTGAAGATCTTGGACTGCCCACTGTCCGTACTATCGGTTTCAATCTTAATTTCAAATTCTAATTCCCATGAAGACAAAATATATACCTCTTTTATTATCCGGTTTATTGCTGATTGCTGCCACTTCTTGCAAAAAAGATCTGACAGACACCAATGTAGATCCCAATGCATCAAAAGATGCGCAACCCGAATTCCTGTTAACGGCTGCAATTAAGAATACATCCGACACTTATTGGGGCACAACCAATAATATGAATTCAAGTTTGCTGTTTGTACAACACTGGGCAAAAATCCAGTATACAGATCCGGACAGATATATTTTCAGTAATACCGCTTTTCAGGATTTATGGACAATTGGTTACCGCCAGGGAATTGTAAACCTGAACCAGTTGATTAAACTGGCAGATGCCCAGGGAAACACCAACTATAAAGGTGTTGCTCTTGTATTGAGATCATGGATATTCGCTTTGGAAACTGATGCCTATGGTGATGTTCCTTACTCACAAGCTGGTGATATCACTCAATTCCTGACGCCAAAATATGATGCACAAAGAGACGTATATCTGGGCATATTAAGTGATTTAAAAGCTGCACAAGCAAGTTTAGATCCTGCTGGAAAAGCAATTCTGGGCGACGTTATTTATGCCAATTCAATTGCGAACTGGAAAAAGTTTGCCAACTCCCTGCGTTTAAGAATTGCTTTACGGATTGCTGACCGCGAACCGGCATTAGCGAAACAGGTTATTGCAGATATACAGACAGAAGGTGGAACTTATATCAGTTCAAATGCTGAGAATGCACAATTGAACTATAAGGCATCTCCAAATCAAAATCCAATCAGCAACCTGTTTGACACCCGTGATGATTACAGGATCAGCAAGACTATAGTGGATCAGTTAACTGCTTTAAACGACCCTCGCCTGCCTGTATATGCAAGCAAGGCAGTAAAGACACAACTTTATACCGGCGTGCCTAATGGCTTGCTTACAGGTGATGCTGCGGCATTGGGTTTAACAAGTACTTCAAAGCCGGGTGCTTATTTTATTGCACCTACTGCCCCTGCAGTAATTATCAGTTATGCAGAGCTATTATTTGACCGTGCAGAAGCTGCTGCCAGAGGATTTACGGGCGAGAATGCAGCTGCACTTTATAGTCAGGCCATAGAGGCTTCTTTATTACAATATGGTATCTCTACGACTGATATTGCGACTTATAAAGCAAGAGCAGATGTTCAATATGATGCTTCAAATTATAAAAAATCAATTGGAAACCAGAAGTGGATTGCCTTGTTTGGTCAGGGTTTAGAAGCTTTCGCAGAATGGAGAAGATTGGACTATCCTGTACTTACTCCGCCTGTTGCAGGTGCATTGAATGGTAAGATACCGGTAAGGTTCATTTACCCGGGTAACGAACAGTCTTTAAATCCTGAGGGTTATAAAGCGGCAGTGGCACATCAGGGAACAGATGCCTTAACCACAAAACTTTGGTTTGATGTAAATTAAGGATCACATTTATAAATGTTTTATTGGGATTATCATTTTATTAATTCTTCAGAATCTTATAAATTTATCATATAAATCATTGATATTTAAGGAGACCGTTTAAATTATGAGAATTCTACTTGCTTTAATTACTTGTTGTCTCCTGCTTTTTTCCTGCAAAGGATCTTCTGCGGTAACTGATCAGACCACAACCCAACAGGAGAAAACTGCCCTTGATAGTTCATCATCAACTGATGCAGATGCTGAAGAGAATGTGAAGGTAGCTGGTGTTCCGCAAAAGGCTTATACTGTTGCTGCATATGTAGCTAAAAACAACAAAGCTCCACAGGGTTATGTTGGCGGCACAGTCTTCAAGAACCGCGAAGGGCTATTACCGCAGGGGGTAGCATATAAGGAGTATGATGTGAACCCCAAAGTCAAAGGGCAGAACAGAGGGACTGAACGAATTATAATTGGAGCAGATGGCACCCGGTATTATACCGGAGATCATTATAAAACATTTACAAAATTTTAAAGACATGAATGGATTTTGCCTCTTTGAAGCTGGAAAAGAAAAGGATTTGATTAAAGACAATGCACGTACCGTCAATATTAATGGACG is a window encoding:
- a CDS encoding SusD/RagB family nutrient-binding outer membrane lipoprotein → MKTKYIPLLLSGLLLIAATSCKKDLTDTNVDPNASKDAQPEFLLTAAIKNTSDTYWGTTNNMNSSLLFVQHWAKIQYTDPDRYIFSNTAFQDLWTIGYRQGIVNLNQLIKLADAQGNTNYKGVALVLRSWIFALETDAYGDVPYSQAGDITQFLTPKYDAQRDVYLGILSDLKAAQASLDPAGKAILGDVIYANSIANWKKFANSLRLRIALRIADREPALAKQVIADIQTEGGTYISSNAENAQLNYKASPNQNPISNLFDTRDDYRISKTIVDQLTALNDPRLPVYASKAVKTQLYTGVPNGLLTGDAAALGLTSTSKPGAYFIAPTAPAVIISYAELLFDRAEAAARGFTGENAAALYSQAIEASLLQYGISTTDIATYKARADVQYDASNYKKSIGNQKWIALFGQGLEAFAEWRRLDYPVLTPPVAGALNGKIPVRFIYPGNEQSLNPEGYKAAVAHQGTDALTTKLWFDVN
- a CDS encoding ribonuclease domain-containing protein gives rise to the protein MRILLALITCCLLLFSCKGSSAVTDQTTTQQEKTALDSSSSTDADAEENVKVAGVPQKAYTVAAYVAKNNKAPQGYVGGTVFKNREGLLPQGVAYKEYDVNPKVKGQNRGTERIIIGADGTRYYTGDHYKTFTKF